The sequence below is a genomic window from Plasmodium coatneyi strain Hackeri chromosome 13, complete sequence.
ATTGGGCTCCCTCTGCTTCATTTTACATGCATAACAATATCTTTGCTCAATTTCCTTGCCCAAGTTTATATCATTCCCCAACCACACTTGTGATATTATCCTTAAATTGTCCCCATTATGCTTGCAGCAATCATCCCGACCCTGTTGCATATGACATTTTAAGCCATCGTTGAGGAGAGCATACCTTTGTTCTGAAGGTAATTGATTCAAAGATGGATCGTCCATTCcctataaatgaaaaagttgtaACACATATATTATCCTACTCCTATTACAGTGTCCTCATAGAGAAtgttattatatgtgtaaagTATTATTATGTGCATAAGAAGTATTATATGCGTGCTCATCCtttatgtatttattttgaatgtgggaggacaaaaatggaaggagaaaaagggaaaaaaaataattttttttttcctctgtaGTATTATTACcgtcatttttatatttcgtTTGTGTACATTTGTTGTGAATATAATGAAGTTATATTCAAAACTGTtgccttctttccttttatttattcatgaagggaataaatatataaatatatcgGAATTCTCCTGGTTTTATGATGGTCATGGACAAATatatttcaaatttttatttctttttttcccacagAATTATGCACActgttccaattttttaaacagatgcaacacaatatatatatatatgttcaacAGAACTACTATGTACAATTGTAGTgaaataggaataaaaaaaaaaaaaaaaaaaaatagatttcaatataaaaggggaaaaagtaaaggagtgaatcccccttttgtgcacaaaattttctttacattccttctatttcTGTTTATTACATTGTTGATGTGCGTATGATTATTTGTAACATTATATCATGTTACTATTTACACGCAAttccattattatatatacataaaaagggggggaggggtaCAATTTTCTCCTGTGCTGGCAGGAGAAATTATATTTGGTATTCTTTAcctatattttattattattattcaaacagaaggaattattcaaaatttctgctaatacatacatacatacatacatatatatatgtagtacaGTTTATACGTGTACAAAGAGAACacttcttttctcctcttcctctatgcatgtgtacacatttattagTGTACATTTATTCAATATTTATTGAAAGTAACTCAAATTTATTGGAGCAAAATTAAGTTACACATAATATATGGAATTATACggaattatttatatgtgaacaaaaatagtatatatacttttgcACTTCtgcaataataatagtactcCTCTCGTgtaatatgtacacttctacgtgtaatatatacatgtacccCATCCTTTCcgtccctttcttctttacgattttatgatgatgatgaatgGTGATGATGTGAGtagcaataataataatagtagtaggAGGGGGGAggttctactttttttttgttttttttttttaatattgttctttttttttgtgtagtCCACAAGAACAACATGTTCTACATTGCTTGATAACTGATATTATTTCGCCTATTTGTTGCtgtatttgttcttcctgttcccGTTCTTCTGGGTGGTGGTTGGCTACCATTATATAGGGTAGAATTGTCCATAGAATTGTCTGCCACAGaatctgttgttgtggacAACTCTGTAGAATATTCGGTAGGGGCTATTGTTGAACTGTCTGCTGTTGTTAATGTGTTGTCGTCTTCGGTGAGCGTATTAAAATGATGATCAAGtgacctttttcttctatttctgcTGTTCCTGTTCCCGAAAGCGAGGAAGTCTTTTATTAAGGAAAATGCAGAAGTGTACTaagcaggaagaaaaaaaaagaaagaaaaggtgtaaggGCATAAGAATGAAGGTGTGAGGGAGCATGGGAATATGTTTGtggaatatgtatgtatatgcatacatacatatatatgtacatatatatatatgtatgtatgtgcatattagttatattatgttcttatatttttttttcccagtttTAACTGTAATTGTAATtgtttttaccttatataagaataaTGCGATTGTAGGAAGACCTATTAATCCTAGGATGGAAGGGATAATAGAGGCGGCAACACTACCACCAGAAGTGGTTGATGCAGGTActgtgttccccttttttggttCAATGAAGGAAGCTGAAGGACGATGTGTTATTTCAGCTATAGATTCCTGCTCTTCCATTATTCCGCACTTTGATTTCAGGAGTTCCTTAGGGTGGTGCGTACTGTATTTGCCGCTAAATTTGGTACAGTATGCACGGTTCTTAGGAGCAATGTTCTTACATTGACGCTCCATAATGTCATATGCACTTTTAGCTGCGTCCACATAATCCTTTAATGCTCCATTGCAGGGAGATTTATTACTCTCGTGCTCTGTTTCCATAGTTACATGATCATGATAATAAtcatacacttttttttcaaaagtgaaaaggTTCCAATTAAAAGGGTGGCACACAATGTCAAACTTATCATTACCAGCCAAATTTTTCAGCTTCCAGCAGATCGCATTCATAGTACGCTGCAATAATTGATCACTCTCCAAACTGCTAAATATCATATCCCCagtgaaataatataaaaaaccACAGCGCATATCTTGGGATAAGGTGCTTTCTCCCTGTTGGGTTGCGTAACACCAGTATTTCATAAACTCCTTAACATATTCCTTCCAACCGGATTCCTCTCGCAGTGCaccttccattccttcagGAATACTATCATCACCTCCACTACACTtaccctccttttccttgaGTTCCTTGTACGCCCTCTTTGAAGGTAAATATTCTTCCAATTCTTCCTCCTACAAATGCAATTAGGGGAACATACATATACCCATGTTATTCCCCATACTCCCTATCTAATGTgatgtgcacattcctttATGGAATACTTCTTTAGGCGtgcttcatatatatatacattatatatatgtccacatatacatatatatatatatatatatatatataggaagaacTAACCGTTAATGTTCCGTCGGTAGTAGGCATCGTTCATGTGTATACTTTTgttctgctgttgttgtatgtatatatgtagaacttgaactttatatagaatttatatatatatatgttaaagAAATGGTCCGTTcttcatatgtatatttatgttctatatatgtgGTGTATGCGTTTATGTAATATGTCTATGTAGGAAGGtagttttttccccaaatatatacttttttttttttttcttttttttttttctcgttaaAGGAAatgaccttccttcttttcacccATAACACTCTTCCTTAGGTGCACCCTTCTGCACATTGGCCCTAAGCATACATCCTCCAACATACTGCCATAGATGCACCTTTCTGCACACTTTcctctctccctttttttcttccttcttctttctttctttctttcttccttctccttttcttcttctttcttctttttttctccttcgttaaatcctccttttttacaccttttctttctttacttaaaactttcttttttcattccttatactttctttttgttcttccttaaaccttcttttttttatataaacctttttcttttttttttttttccttcttttttttttatacacgcTTCGGGTGTTTCCCTCCCTAAAGGAAGCGaccctccccttccttccacccctaagaccccttcaaaccacctaccacccccaaaacccctaacaaaattccttccaccccataACAATCTaacaacaccttccttctttacaccttccacccacATACTACCCCTGAGTGCACCCCCCTACAcactttcttccccctctcctttcctttttttttttttatttttttcttttctttgttctttcttctttttttttttctttttttttcttctttttttcatttatttttttttcttctttttttcatttatttttttttctactttttttatttttttttcttttaaaaaaaaaaagagcaatcttcccttcacccctaacacccccTAAGTACACCATCGTGCAcacattctttccttttctttccttctttccttctttccttagatgcttcctttccttccttcttattccttctttttccttctttccttattccttattctttttatttcttcttattctttctttccttctttttccttccttttccttctttccctatAAACACACCATAATTCATTtacctttaaaaaaaaaaaaaatatattgtatGCTAATTGAGCTACCTCTTTTGCCTTCGCCCTTTTTAAGCCCCTCACTATTAATTCATACCATATACCTATTagtgtttgttcttcctttccaacgcattactcttttttttttctacacacacatatatgtgtgtagaattttgcatatatatttgtatagaacgacacacaacacacatattAATTCACTAATTTAATGTATCCATTcgtttaatccattcgttcattccattcgCTCATTATAATTAGAGTTTAGTGTTAAAgtgtgtaaatatatacatatatatatatattcaatatGAATGTAGTAGTGGTTGGTGGTGGTTGTGTTTTATTCCTAAGAACAGActgattttttcattttttcccctttggctCATTTTATCTTTGGGTCTgaatttgttgttgttgttcttgttcttctttttttaaaacaataGGAACATAATATCATagctaaaaataaaactgcTATGAGAAGTTGAAATGCAATTTTACATGGAATCTGTGCCCAAGAGTGGCTGGTAAGTTGTATAAATAGTCTAACGGTAAGGGAATCTACGACGGTCCAAACCATAgggtttaaaaataaaatgattaATATGAGCGGTAAGGAAGGCCTCCTTACGAGGTCCGACTCCTTAAATTCATTAAAGAacattttgcatttattcccaattcctcctttacacTGAGCTTTATTTTGTGTTGGATTTGGTGCTTTATTTCGctgtttgttgttgttgttctgaCCACCACCTAAAGGTAGTGCAACTCCTTTATGCTGTTCTTTTAGATcagttttctcctttaatgTTATTTTTACACCTCCACCAAAGGTGGACGTGCCGAAGGCGGTACTTCTCTTCTTAGTTTCGACATCCTTGGATGATGTGCTTAATGCaatcacctaaaaaaaaaaaaattccaccctTCCACCATTCTTTCCCAACACATTccaacatgcaaaaaaaaaaaaaattggggtcggatttttttgcatgtgctGGCATGTTAGGGAGGATGGAAGGGAATggaatgttcttttttttttaagtatagCACGGCAGAATTAAAGTTTTATAGAATGTACTCCTGTATtgttgtattattattagagtgtggTGGTGTAGTGTTAGTGTAGTGTTAGTGTAGTGTATTATTAGAATATGTGGTGTGGTGTATAATTATTACAGAGTGTGTGGTGTGGTATGGTGGTATAATTATTAGAGAGTGTGTGGTGTGGTATggtggtattattattagagtgtgtGGTGTGGTATTGgtgtattattagagtgtgtggtgttagtattttttctttagggGGATGGGGGGGGGACATTGTATGTGATACagaattaatgaaaaaagggaggagatTACAAATTCCAATCAATGTatgttacattacatacgttgataacgtatatttttatttccttgtcgtgtattatttgttcctgtttttctttctcctctgTGTGGTGATCGTGATGGTCGTTCATCATATATagtagaattgtctgttgCTGTTGACAGATTTgatgtggaatattctgagGTGGTGGTGTATTCCGTGTAATTGTCGCCTTCTGTTGTTGAGGTGTCATCAAAGTCGTGTCGTCCAGTGGTTgatcttctttcccttctgttCATGTCTCCCTTAAATTTGTTACgaaaccaagaaggtaaaagattgtACTGAGAATTGtgaaggaatggaaatgAGAAGGGTGCGaggaatatgtattatatacatataaatatatacatatatgtgtgtatacatatgtctacatacatatatatgtataggcatatatgtgtatatatatatatatagctctattataattgttgtaattatgttaattatgttaattattttacttactttatataaaaagaaagaaattaagGCCATTCCCGTCATAGGCAGTATAGTGGACATGGCACTGGTGCCAATGCCTCCGGGGGAGTTTTCCCCCTCTACTGTTGTGGGTGATAATTGATTTGATACAAGTGCTGTTTCTGTTGACAACCTGCTCGCTGGATTGTGAGTCCTATGCGTTTCGATTGCTTTATCTGCTGGTTTAGGTCCTTTAATGCAACCTTTTTGCAGTAGTTCCCTGCCCTTACCACCGTAAGGATACATTTGTAGGAAGTCATCACAATATGGACTCTCCCTGTCATCACTTAATTTTCTATACATATAATCATAGGATGCTTTAAGGTTAGAAAAGTAATCCTTACATCCCTGATCACAGTAATAGTCATTGAGTTTTAAATATGCGTCTATGGTTTCGTAGTCTTTATAGTAATCATATAACATCTTCATATGTCCAAAGGTAGTTTGGTCAATGTCAGGGTAAATAATTTTACACTTCTTCTCTCCAGGTACACTCCTAAGCTTACTATAAATGATCCCCATGATTTCTGCCCAGGAACTACCTCCCCCTTCGGTAAATACCTTCtctcctatccaataatataaaaagcgGCAGGGTGAATCATCGTCCTGTGTAgtgcttttttccctctttccGCATGCGTCACACCAAGCTCTCACACTCCGCTCGGCATATTTCTGAGTACTATTATCACTATGTAACACGCCTTCTATCTTATCCATAGAACTATGAGCGTTTATTTTATAGCAGCGATTTGTGTGGTCCTCAAATTCATTATAAAAATCCTTCTTCGAGGGAAGCCATTGGTCCAAAAAACTCTtctataaaaataaataaggaaatgtacacatatacacatacacatatatacatgtacatatgtacatatatacatatatatatgtatatgtggggTATATGCATGCACGTACACCttgtattatatgtatgcatgtagtTTACCtttagcattttttcttccattgcTGCTGTTGTCATGGTGATCCTGGTGAttgtgtatatttctttatgtACCGAATAAATAAgggtacaaaattttgttccttatgtAGGCACTCATgcaaaatgtatatgtatgtacgtgtATTTGAATATTTCAGCCTGTTCCATATGTTGATAATGCATATGATCAAATATTGGAATTTTCGTACACTTCCCTAAATAAGAAATATTCTTGAACTCCtgattaataataatatatcatatacatatgcattaagtcatcacatatatatatttaatgcgAGAATGGAGATAAACGAACCACAAAATTGAGAAGTAATGAAGAGATGTGCAATTTTGTGtatgcattctttttatttatgtattcttttattctatgaagtatatatatatatttttttttgcgtgcaCACATTCTGTGTATAATCACATAGTATGTTTTCCACCATTATTTACATATTATTCCTCTCCTTCTACTACTATTATGTATTGTGCATATAAGGACGTACAacatttccctcttttttttttttttttttcttttttggatcCTATTCCATGGAATTAAGTGATGTAGGGAGGGTTTAAAGAAGGGTGTTCAAAGAATGGTTCAAAGGAGTTAAGGAGGATTAAGGGAGGTTCAAATTTATTAAAGGAGGGTTTAAAAGAATTAGTACCCCCCTCCCAAAAAATGTCACGgtttatatattacataaatATGCGGAAGCACTATTTCAGTGcatatgtgaacaattttatatttgaATAGCCAATACCGCTACTTTATATGaccatttgtatatatgatCATTTATTCAGTCATTGtaatgtatgtgtgtacagtcatggaataataaataaaatgcatTTTACAGTTCACATATCCGTTGTGCATgaatatattcttcttccttcccatacacttcccttccatccccttccctttccccttatAGGTGTTACACAACGACGGTGTATTACATACCATGTGATGTTACATTCCACGGgcaaatgtgtatgtgtatgttgtGTTGTGTTCCACATTCCACACATTCCAATGTAGCgtgttgtgttgttacattccacattctacacacacaaatgtgtatgattcacaatgtgtgtgttacattccaatagtacattacatacgttgataagctATATTCCTGTTCGCTGCTCTATATTATTTGTTCGCTGATTTTCATCTAGATGATCATCATCGTGTAGATGTTGTtgcagtggtggtggtgtatgGAATTGAATATTCAGTTAAGCTTTTTGTTCCAGTACTGGTTAAATTTGATGTGGAATAGTCCGTTTCCGCTGTTGAGTCGTTCTCGGTGAATGTACTGAAGTTAGAGTTGGTTGATCTTCTGTTCCTGCTTTTATAGCTATTTCTGTTGCTTCTGCTGTTACTTCCaaagaagttttttattCCAGAAGGTAGGATTTTATACTGAAAATTGTGAAGGGGTGTAGGGAtggtggaaaggaagagaaggaaaatatgtccatacatacatataagtacatatatatatatgtatattaatatatatatgcatttatatatagctctattataattgttgtaattatgttaattatacttaccttatacaaAAGAAGAGCAATGGAAGCTAATCCTCCACCTATTCCAAACACAGAAGATACGATGGGGCCTACGGATGCATCATGTGTTGCAGATTCCTCAATTTGTGGTGTAGATTGTAAGTCACATGTAAGTATTTGtaattcctccttcttgTCATGTCCTCTTTCTTCATactccttccatttcatGTTAAAGTCGGAACAATATTGGTCACTAGCgtccccttcccccttacCTGCACATTCCTCCTTCACGGTCTGATAAGCTGTGGCAGTTTGTGTGAGATATTTGTAATAAGTTTTATCACATTTACGATGATATTGCTGCAGCTTTTCCTTCATACCCCCATAgttaaaataatattcatatgctAATTTTCTTTGATTGAAAGTGACTTTGTCGTTAACATCTTCGTTTACAATGTTACATTTCTTCCCATAGTCCATATTACCCCATTTCTCGTAGATGCTGTTCATAAGTGTCCATACTTCAGTATCACCTACTAGTCCCAGCAGTTtttcccctaaccaatagtaAAAGAAATAGCACCAATCATCATCATTCTTTGTGCTCAGTTCCTTCGATATACCTGCAGCACACTGTGCATCAGCAATCTCCTGTTTATGAGGCATCAATTTTACATGTCCATTCAATGCAGTCTTCACTCCCTGAATTAAATCATCCCCGCACATTTCATAGCTGCTACTCTGGAATTGACTGTAGTACAATGCATTCGAACGTAAATTCTTCACCTGTTCCTCCTACAAATAGTTAAATGggtaaaatggtaaaaaaggagtggtACATGTGTTCACACATCTtatggtacatatatacatcatatGGTACATGTACCAtactgtacatatatatacatatatgaatatatgtacatttatatgtatatttatatatatatatgttcgtGTTAAAGGAGCACATCTAACCCCAAGTACTGCTTCTGCcatggttgttgttgtttatgTGTGTTAGTTCATATAATCTACTTCTTAAAGggaatattttcaaaaattcaACAACGACCGTAGGACAATTTTGTGCTTGTTCTGCGAATAGGAATATTAGAAATTTtatctccttctttccaatttcctttccttcctctttataatatatattgttcaatttttcgGTATTACTAatatattatgcacatttatcAAAATCACCACATGTATGTAATTAAGCTAAAAATAAGAgcgaatgagaaaaaaaaaaaatcgcataATGGaatagaaaggaaaggaggagcaGGGGAGGGGAGGCAAGTTTCTTTATGTGTTCTTCACTCATTCACTATAGGTATATAGATATGTTCTCTAAGGCAGAAAATTTAACATCTATGTACTACTTACTTTTATATGTTATTGTTATTTGAAAAGGGAGGTGcttgttaattaaaaaaattattaacacaTGCAGTGTAGTTTATAAACAtcgaataaaattttctctccttctctcttcttaaaatatacacattcgtCAACAATTCATGATAAGCATGATGCTCATATGGaatgaaatgaaaggaaggggaaggaacgaaaggagggaaggaaaaaatcgtTACGAAGTATTCGTTACAGAATATTTCATGTggaaagggaataaaaagaattaagcacatggaacagaaaataatgtattgtatacacaccatggaagaaaataatgaactTCCCAATACAACGCACATACCACCCACCAAACACTCCCCCATTTTAAGAActacactaaaaaaaagtactacaTACTCCGCATCCTcctgttcctttccttcccctaataaaatatatataagggggATAAGCGACAAcccccctttcccccccaaaagggtGTATGTACACTATTACCAAGTACATATTATCATGGCATATTACGGAGCACATCATAATGGTACAGTACAACATGGCACAGTACAATATATTGCACAATATACtgtacacaatatatatagtttGCTTTGTCCAAtaataaagggggaaaatatattaataataaaataataataaaacaaacaaagaatCACAAATGACGGCAAAcagaaaatgtgtgtgtgtgtgtgtgttgtttGTACATGGTAACTTTTATTAAGGGTGTTACATGTTACATTCTCGCTATGAATGTTACATTCTCCcataactaatatttcttGACGTCTGCCTTCCGCTCCTACTTTGCCTCTGTGGTCTTTGTCCTTGTTGGCTATGTTGTGGACGTTGTTATTCCCTTCTAttgttacttcttctttgGTCACGTTTCccatcatatatggtagaattgtcccCTTCTGTCATAGAATCTGTTGTTATTGTTAAATTGGATGATGAACCACCAACTGTTGAATCGTACCTTGAGGTGCCTTATGTGAGTGTGTCGTCGTCAAAGTGGTGACGTCCCATTGTGGttgatcttctctttcttgtgttgcttcttcttcctttaaatgACTATTTAACCAAtcaggtagaagattatactaaaaaataaaaggaaagtaatgtaaatgggaaggaggtgggcaaaggtggaaggaacgttgttaggtggattgttaggtggtaggtccaaggaaggtacttcctaaggaaacgatgtctaaggaggaaggaaaagagtgtctaaagaaggaatgaaaggaatgtcgaaggaggaggaaggagggtctaaggttgaggaaggaaagcatGGTCTAAGCaaggaaggaggatctaaggaggaggaaggttgttaggtggtagatgggttgttaagtgggtGGAAAATTGTTGGTGGTGAAAGGTTGTTGGTGGTGAAAGGTTGTTGGTGGTGGAATGTTGTTTGGGCTGGTAGAAAGGTTGTTgagtggttggtggaagggaaggttgttaggtcgttggtaggtgggttgttaggtggaaggaaggtggtgttaggatggtggaTGGAAGAAAGTGTGTTGTTCAAAGTGTGCAAAATGGCGCAAATTTtgcttttaaatttttggaGGGAGGTGTTAGTTTGTTCATGTGGAAGGTCATAAGTGTGGAGAGGGTTCCATgtgaaggaggggaaaagaataaacgAATAAGTAAAGGAAGCAAagagagtgaaaaaatgaaaaggaaaaaaggaaagaaggaataacgAGGAAtaagagtgaaggaaagggtgtgGAAAGAAtgagaatgaaggaaagcgtgtggaaggaatgagagtgaaggaaggagagtcATGGAAGAAGGGTGAAGGAGTGAGAGTGTAAAGTTTAGCACTTAGGGTGTTAGTTTTACAGGTGAAGgggttaaaagaagaagggctCAGAATGAAGGGGAtattagaaggaaggggattAGAGTATAGGCGGTTGTAGGCGGAGTGAGGGATTTGGGGGGAATTAGGGAGTGGGGATTAAAGTGTGAGGGagggggtggaagaaaggtgtgtgggggagggggtgttacatttttttttttcttctctgttagaaaaaatattgacaTCTctaaatattaaattttgaaataatgtaatatgtaattaaaatctatttttttctaattattacaaattattataacaCTTCCACATGTTTTATTAcacattataattttaaattgaGGAACAAAACTTCATTTACACACTAAAAATTATGTAGCGTGAATGACATATGCCCTAAATAAcctaataaaattttttcacattaaagaaagaagaaataatccATACAATCCATTTAATGTACATAAAAGAAAGataagagaaaattatttcattttaaacattcttttttttttacattaaaaaagaaaaaacaaaaaaagaagaaagcgagcaaaaacaaaaaatgatgttCTCTGCGAAGCTATTAGTGCTCTCCTTCGCCATACTCTACTCCTCGTGGGCGCAACATCCACGTCATGTAAGATAAGAACTACTACACTCCTCAAAAAAATTCCTCTATTATgattaagaaaaatttttttttcttcactttctgCACTAACAttagaaagagaaaggaaaaaattttcttcttcccctttaaaatttttataataatactTATACGTGCTCCACAAATTCTGCAtatactctttttttacttatttagGTGCGTGCAATAAGCACATCAAA
It includes:
- a CDS encoding KIR protein, with product MLKKSFLDQWLPSKKDFYNEFEDHTNRCYKINAHSSMDKIEGVLHSDNSTQKYAERSVRAWCDACGKREKSTTQDDDSPCRFLYYWIGEKVFTEGGGSSWAEIMGIIYSKLRSVPGEKKCKIIYPDIDQTTFGHMKMLYDYYKDYETIDAYLKLNDYYCDQGCKDYFSNLKASYDYMYRKLSDDRESPYCDDFLQMYPYGVQSFTFLVS
- a CDS encoding KIR protein, which translates into the protein MPTTDGTLTEEELEEYLPSKRAYKELKEKEGKCSGGDDSIPEGMEGALREESGWKEYVKEFMKYWCYATQQGESTLSQDMRCGFLYYFTGDMIFSSLESDQLLQRTMNAICWKLKNLAGNDKFDIVCHPFNWNLFTFEKKVYDYYHDHVTMETEHESNKSPCNGALKDYVDAAKSAYDIMERQCKNIAPKNRAYCTKFSGKYSTHHPKELLKSKCGIMEEQESIAEITHRPSASFIEPKKGNTVPASTTSGGSVAASIIPSILGLIGLPTIALFLYKVKTITITVKTGKKKYKNII